From candidate division KSB1 bacterium:
AGGCCAGGCCTCGGGGACATAGCAATTCCAATTTATTATTGGATGCCTTTTGGATGATCAATGGATTATGCCCTGCTCGAGCAAAAGAGAAGGTCATGGCCCTCATATCAAAGATGCCATAGATCATGCTGATAAAAGTGCCTCGTTCAACGTTTTCATAAAACAACTCATTCAGATTGATCATCACCTGCCGGGGAGAAAGGACTGACCGGGCCTGAGATTTCAGGAATCCTTTAGTGAGCGTCATGTGAAAGGCGGCCGAAATCCCCTTACCTGAAACATCGCCAATCACAACCCCAAGTCGCTGGTCATCCATCTCAATAAAATCATAATAATCGCCACCGACCTCTGAGGCTGGGATACAGATACTGGCCAGATCAATGCCATCGAGCTTTGGCTTCTGCCGAGGCAGAAAGCTGAATTGAACGCGTCTGGCAATCTCAAACTCACGTTGCAACCGTTCGCGCTCCTGCCGGCGGAGCACATAGGAAGGAATGTATTTTTGGACCATTTCGAATGAAATTTTTCGATGATAACCAATGATTCCAACTGCGATCAGCGCTCCAAAAATAAGCCAAAGCATGATCCCATTCCAAAAATAATAGCTATTGGATTGAAAGATCAGAGGGTATAATTCGCGCATTAGATAATAGCAAAAGGCGCCAATCCAGGCGGTCATGAAGTCCCACTTCATAAACGCGATGATAAAGATCGCAGCAATAATGAAATTGATAACAATATTGATTAAATAGGGCGAGATTTTCAAGTCCGAATAGGCACCATAGGAGAAGACAGATAAGGCACCAGCGAGCAAAATGATAGTGGCATTCCGATTGAATTTTTGTCTTAGGGTGGACACAAAGAACAAACGAAAAACCATTTCATAAAATCCAGTGAGCCGCAATCCCTCGGCGATGACGTAGAACATAGGAACCCAACCGAACTTTGCGACCAAGCGATTCCCTGGAAAATCCATATAGCCGATTCGGAAGACATCGATCGCCTTTGTTAGAAGGGCCAATGCCCCACCAGCGATCAATGCTATCGCTATCCCTCTAAAAATTGACAGAGAAAACTGCGGGAATAAAATTGTCCTCTTTCGAAAGGCATCGAAAGTCAATAATTTTTCATCCCAAATCGCACGCGCGCTGGATTCGCTGATACTGCTCACCAATAAGAAGCCGATAAAGATGAATGGCGTGGTAACGAACAGAGAAAGCAGCAAAGCCAATAGAAGCCGGCTTTGATTGAGTGGCAGTTCTGTGATCAGTTGAAACATCCAAGCTAAAGCGATGACGATGCTTAGCACCATGTTGTTTTTTAATTCAATTTCATCTCGGCGCAGCATTTTGATCAACAAAATAATGAACAAAATGACCACCCCAATTGCAACAATTACCTCGGGAATCCCATGCAATTCCGATCGGGGTGAGCCAATTGCCAACTGTTTCGGCGGGCTAAAAGACGCACGATATTGGTTAATCCGATTCCCACGAACCGTGATCTTGACCTTTTCCGTTTCACCGTAGATCGGCTGATCGTTTTCCCAAGTGAATTGAAATTCCGAACGGGAAATTTGGCTTTCTTCTCTTGGGGAAACAAGGCGATAGCTTGCAAATCCATCGCCATGAACTTTTTGCATGAGCGTTGTCGCAATATTCAGTGCATGGTCATAATCGGTTGTATCGAGCTTTATATTTTCACCCAGATTCACCATCAGTTGAAGCAATCTCCCATTGAGGCTGAGTTGCAACGAAATGGTGTCAGTCAACGCTTTCTTAGCTTCTTCTTGCGCTTGTTCATCGTTATCATAAGACAGGCGAAACATGTTTTTCTTGGCATGTTTATCCGCCAAATCAACTTTCCAGTAATATGCAGGAATAACGTTTTCTTTAAGAATGGCATTCGTTTTTTTGAAACCGAATTGCTTCTGCAGATATCGGATTTGGTCAGAACTATGGCGCAGATTGAGATGATGAACAAATCGATCTGTATCATAACCAAGTTCATCGAGAATCCAATTAACCCGCTTTGAGATCTGTTCCTCAGTCAACGAAAATTTTATCGAGGCATCTGGAAAAATTTGAGGGTATAGCACAATATAAGCAATCAGTAAAAGCATGGCAATGCCGAACAAGAAAGCATCACCGCGTTGCAATTTTGCTTGATCCATATTCGCTAATCCTAAAATTCGATGAACAATCCTCTGGGATAATAGTAGCCTTTCACTTCTCCGATCAGTTGACCTTGGGGGGAAATTTTTAGCAAACGACCATTCCCGGCCTCTGCTATTACGCAGCAATGGTCATAAGGATTCACTTTGAGATTAGTAGGCCAGTTAAGACCTTCAAGCTCAAGCAATTGATCGCCGCTATTGTTGAAGCAAAGCAA
This genomic window contains:
- a CDS encoding PP2C family protein-serine/threonine phosphatase — protein: MDQAKLQRGDAFLFGIAMLLLIAYIVLYPQIFPDASIKFSLTEEQISKRVNWILDELGYDTDRFVHHLNLRHSSDQIRYLQKQFGFKKTNAILKENVIPAYYWKVDLADKHAKKNMFRLSYDNDEQAQEEAKKALTDTISLQLSLNGRLLQLMVNLGENIKLDTTDYDHALNIATTLMQKVHGDGFASYRLVSPREESQISRSEFQFTWENDQPIYGETEKVKITVRGNRINQYRASFSPPKQLAIGSPRSELHGIPEVIVAIGVVILFIILLIKMLRRDEIELKNNMVLSIVIALAWMFQLITELPLNQSRLLLALLLSLFVTTPFIFIGFLLVSSISESSARAIWDEKLLTFDAFRKRTILFPQFSLSIFRGIAIALIAGGALALLTKAIDVFRIGYMDFPGNRLVAKFGWVPMFYVIAEGLRLTGFYEMVFRLFFVSTLRQKFNRNATIILLAGALSVFSYGAYSDLKISPYLINIVINFIIAAIFIIAFMKWDFMTAWIGAFCYYLMRELYPLIFQSNSYYFWNGIMLWLIFGALIAVGIIGYHRKISFEMVQKYIPSYVLRRQERERLQREFEIARRVQFSFLPRQKPKLDGIDLASICIPASEVGGDYYDFIEMDDQRLGVVIGDVSGKGISAAFHMTLTKGFLKSQARSVLSPRQVMINLNELFYENVERGTFISMIYGIFDMRAMTFSFARAGHNPLIIQKASNNKLELLCPRGLALGLAKGSVFERVIEQYSVPIQSQDIFVFYTDGFSEAMNDKKEEFGEERLQRLIQENSFSSAQRLIDFIKENVIQFVGDAPQHDDMTMLVVRIL